The following proteins come from a genomic window of Pseudomonas cichorii:
- a CDS encoding transporter substrate-binding domain-containing protein translates to MSRFFTAKTLTALGLVLCAGLASADATLDKIQERHKISIGVILSGPPFGTIDPKTGEHLGYNVELSKEIAKRLNVELETVSVLAPNRVQFLQQGKVDLLIANMQLTEERAQILDYVPTPYEEVGGAALIRKGAGISKWEDLKDKPVCVSQGSNFIKPLQEVYGAQIKAFRSQSESLLSLRGNGCVAAVHVSPTMHTLLADAEWSGFEIPLATDLIPSKSVIWLRKGEKDIQARLDAIVRDWHRSGWLIELGHRTGMAPSQALHDLHEQYRNAAPLAATP, encoded by the coding sequence ATGAGCAGATTTTTTACAGCCAAGACGCTGACCGCGCTGGGGCTGGTCCTGTGCGCCGGGCTGGCCAGTGCCGACGCGACCCTGGACAAGATTCAGGAACGCCACAAGATCAGCATCGGTGTGATCCTCAGCGGTCCTCCGTTCGGCACCATTGATCCCAAGACCGGCGAGCATCTGGGCTATAACGTCGAGCTGTCGAAGGAAATCGCCAAGCGTCTGAACGTGGAGCTGGAAACCGTTTCGGTGCTGGCCCCCAACCGCGTGCAGTTCTTGCAGCAAGGCAAGGTCGATCTGTTGATCGCCAACATGCAACTGACTGAAGAGCGTGCGCAGATTCTCGATTACGTGCCCACGCCTTACGAGGAAGTCGGCGGGGCGGCGCTGATCCGCAAGGGCGCGGGGATCAGCAAATGGGAAGACCTCAAGGACAAGCCGGTGTGCGTGTCCCAGGGCAGCAATTTCATCAAGCCGTTGCAGGAAGTCTATGGCGCGCAAATCAAGGCATTTCGCAGCCAGTCCGAATCGCTGCTGTCGTTGCGTGGCAATGGTTGTGTGGCCGCGGTGCATGTCAGCCCGACCATGCATACCTTGTTGGCCGATGCGGAATGGTCCGGCTTCGAGATTCCCTTGGCCACGGACCTGATTCCCTCCAAATCGGTGATCTGGCTGCGCAAGGGCGAGAAAGACATTCAGGCCCGTCTGGACGCCATTGTTCGTGACTGGCATCGCAGCGGCTGGTTGATCGAACTGGGTCATCGCACCGGTATGGCGCCGTCCCAGGCCTTGCATGATCTGCATGAGCAATACCGCAATGCAGCGCCGCTGGCTGCCACGCCATGA